A stretch of Lentibacillus sp. JNUCC-1 DNA encodes these proteins:
- a CDS encoding holin: protein MQQTLIFATIIAPVVAALVELVKKTVKVKKNYLPAVSLLIGLIIGILAYPFTDMELALRLWAGGFAGLAGTGLFELIKQRQGVSK, encoded by the coding sequence ATGCAACAAACACTAATCTTTGCCACGATCATAGCACCGGTCGTGGCCGCGCTCGTAGAACTGGTCAAGAAAACGGTCAAGGTCAAAAAGAATTATCTGCCCGCAGTCAGTCTTTTGATCGGCTTGATCATCGGTATCCTTGCCTATCCGTTTACAGACATGGAGCTTGCTTTACGATTGTGGGCTGGCGGATTTGCGGGACTTGCCGGTACAGGTTTGTTTGAGTTGATTAAACAGCGGCAAGGAGTGAGTAAATAA
- a CDS encoding phage tail spike protein has protein sequence MTIIHITDGQSNKILDFITAPNILDNNHRKSLKDNLETFDFETFGDRSFSGHLGQLNRVIIPEEDGAYQEFVIHESGKYHGADGLKAEVFSNASYLLLKQAKVIDPNKTSALTAEQHAAEFLSGTEWKPGNVVFKGVRTLTFEKHTNPFAALKKMAREFGLELKFRVEIKGGRIVGRYVDLVERIGKWRGREVEFGKDLAKIKRIEKTDNIVTALKGIGPERDDGSRLEVIVEDKDALARWGRNGQHLIEVYEPQSTDQGMTEEQLIQYTRTELNKRINAVVEYEAEIIDLENMLGYEHERIRHGDTIRIKDTSFEPPLYLEARVHLQDRDIKAEDRKTVQLGDYVEYTEDEVNAIWKQFRDQIRDKISNAELIEYTYNKLTIDDKDEVVFEEGKTFAQLRADKAQEAAEAVAVAKAELAETEAKAYADGEVSKEEARAIEDAEQKLKEAKKDAEQKAQAAENAAIGYTEDYAEKKRIESNAPPADQSALWIDTSITPNVIKRHDGISWIKLSPTEAAEIGAETPDGAQSKADGAESSAKGYADSQDGILKTAVEGYADTVSGQAESNAKSHADTVSQQAETRAKNYAVAKTVYDNKMTEIANDLSDKAGISYVDGQLQLKQGAIPQQPTAPSSPSVGMLWLDTSKIPNIMKRYTGTGWDKASPTEAGEVGSYTIAEIDNKINNVVSVTEYNADMDGVVSRLDTQSTQIGQNETAIGLKANQSEVDTISGKVSDNSAALTVQADEIASKVDSTTYTSGIKDAKSHADSAASSAESAAKSHADTKASQAEENAKGYTDKSLTIEDYPGTMKAFNNLASLASRSSSTKGVMLIKTPIDRRVMTRVKISGYNYRTDNSDVDLTISFYNYTTSILNHSYQNTGTKSIDKVRIGRDANDRVVIILGLDSTLWKYPAFTVDKAIMSYSTAPDSYKDGWDMEISASIPKDITKITTVKGSDYDSRVEKAETSITQNANAITQRATKTELNTLTGRVSDAESSITQNANKITSKVSQTDFNTLSGRVSTAESEIIQNADSIKTKVTDSEARSIFTQEANSFTFDADQINFTGHVFGEDATFAGDLVGNTFTSSYSESVEQLTTTYSTSFDADGFYTEEEINLAGNISGDFAEVKHGSVNLGTVQRGGRNTFMIISQNEIKTSRDLAIEANRLTLRTAASSANEGFDFETRDSPHHGFISSGDVGLKFTNSGINQLQARLANDNTYAEFAAADFRTPYGKADIVVDESIGANSGYIRYDNGLQICWETDTSSIETSSSIGGIAYTSKSFTFPKSFRFTPTISDASRRDAGLMWGGVRTFSTTGCSVYVLAPNTGITGYPGYVAIGRWK, from the coding sequence ATGACAATCATACACATCACAGACGGTCAATCCAACAAGATACTAGATTTTATCACAGCACCGAATATCCTAGACAACAACCACCGTAAATCGCTTAAAGACAACCTTGAAACATTCGATTTTGAAACATTCGGCGACAGATCGTTTTCCGGACATCTCGGACAGTTAAACCGGGTCATCATTCCCGAAGAGGACGGCGCGTATCAAGAGTTTGTCATCCACGAATCAGGTAAATATCACGGTGCCGACGGATTAAAAGCCGAGGTGTTTTCTAACGCAAGCTATTTGCTCCTGAAACAAGCCAAGGTCATCGATCCAAACAAGACATCTGCCCTGACTGCCGAGCAACACGCCGCAGAATTTCTATCTGGAACCGAATGGAAGCCGGGGAATGTCGTATTTAAAGGCGTGCGCACACTCACGTTTGAGAAGCACACGAATCCTTTTGCGGCTTTGAAAAAGATGGCGAGGGAGTTTGGGCTAGAACTAAAATTCCGTGTCGAAATCAAGGGCGGTCGTATTGTTGGCAGGTATGTAGACTTGGTTGAGCGTATCGGCAAGTGGCGCGGGCGTGAGGTTGAGTTTGGCAAGGATTTAGCCAAGATTAAGCGGATTGAAAAGACTGATAATATCGTCACCGCACTGAAAGGTATCGGCCCCGAACGTGATGACGGCTCTCGCCTTGAAGTTATTGTTGAGGATAAAGACGCTCTTGCTCGGTGGGGCAGAAATGGTCAACATCTGATCGAGGTGTACGAGCCACAGTCCACCGACCAGGGCATGACCGAGGAGCAGCTGATCCAATACACTAGGACAGAATTAAACAAGCGCATTAATGCCGTGGTGGAATACGAGGCGGAGATTATCGACCTTGAAAATATGCTAGGATACGAGCATGAGAGGATACGCCATGGCGACACGATCAGGATTAAGGATACGAGCTTTGAGCCGCCCCTCTATCTCGAGGCACGTGTGCATCTGCAGGATAGGGACATCAAAGCTGAGGATAGAAAGACCGTACAGCTTGGAGACTATGTGGAATATACCGAGGATGAAGTCAATGCTATTTGGAAACAATTTCGTGATCAAATTCGCGACAAAATCAGCAATGCCGAGCTTATCGAATACACGTACAACAAGCTGACCATTGATGATAAGGACGAGGTTGTGTTTGAGGAAGGAAAAACATTCGCACAGCTCCGGGCGGATAAAGCACAAGAGGCAGCTGAAGCAGTTGCCGTGGCAAAAGCGGAACTCGCTGAAACGGAAGCAAAAGCATACGCCGATGGTGAAGTCTCGAAAGAAGAAGCGCGAGCAATTGAGGACGCCGAACAGAAGCTGAAAGAAGCCAAAAAAGACGCTGAACAGAAAGCGCAAGCTGCAGAAAATGCGGCAATTGGATACACGGAAGATTATGCGGAGAAAAAGCGCATTGAATCTAACGCCCCACCCGCTGATCAATCAGCACTATGGATTGACACTTCTATTACGCCGAACGTCATTAAAAGGCATGACGGCATATCGTGGATTAAGTTAAGCCCCACAGAAGCCGCGGAAATTGGCGCGGAAACTCCTGACGGTGCGCAGTCTAAAGCAGATGGCGCAGAATCCAGTGCTAAGGGATATGCTGACAGCCAAGATGGCATTTTAAAAACAGCTGTAGAAGGCTATGCGGATACTGTTTCTGGTCAAGCTGAATCTAACGCGAAGTCACACGCTGATACAGTCTCACAACAAGCCGAGACACGCGCCAAGAACTATGCGGTAGCCAAGACTGTTTACGATAATAAGATGACCGAGATCGCGAATGATCTAAGCGACAAAGCGGGCATTTCTTATGTCGATGGACAGCTACAACTTAAACAGGGCGCCATACCTCAACAACCAACAGCCCCATCTAGTCCAAGCGTTGGCATGTTGTGGCTTGATACATCTAAGATACCTAACATAATGAAGCGTTATACAGGAACTGGGTGGGATAAGGCTTCACCTACTGAAGCGGGTGAGGTCGGATCTTATACGATTGCAGAGATCGACAACAAGATTAATAATGTCGTTAGTGTGACCGAATATAATGCGGATATGGACGGAGTTGTCAGTCGGCTGGATACCCAATCAACGCAGATCGGGCAGAACGAAACTGCTATAGGATTAAAAGCCAATCAGTCGGAAGTCGATACGATTAGCGGGAAGGTGTCGGACAACAGTGCTGCCTTGACCGTACAGGCAGATGAGATTGCTAGTAAGGTCGATTCGACAACTTACACTAGTGGGATTAAGGACGCAAAAAGCCACGCCGACAGTGCGGCAAGTAGTGCTGAATCGGCAGCGAAATCTCATGCGGATACGAAGGCAAGTCAGGCGGAAGAGAACGCAAAGGGGTACACGGATAAATCCTTAACTATAGAAGATTATCCAGGAACAATGAAAGCCTTTAATAACCTAGCATCGTTAGCATCCCGGAGTTCGAGTACAAAAGGGGTAATGCTCATAAAAACTCCTATTGACCGTAGGGTTATGACGAGAGTTAAAATAAGTGGTTATAATTATCGCACAGATAACTCGGATGTAGATTTAACAATCTCTTTCTATAACTACACTACTTCTATACTAAATCATTCGTACCAAAACACCGGGACTAAATCGATTGACAAAGTTAGGATAGGCAGAGATGCAAACGATAGAGTGGTTATTATTCTAGGACTTGACTCTACTTTATGGAAATATCCGGCGTTCACAGTAGATAAAGCTATTATGTCTTACTCTACAGCCCCCGATAGTTATAAAGATGGATGGGATATGGAAATATCGGCAAGCATCCCGAAAGACATTACGAAAATTACAACCGTAAAAGGTTCTGATTATGATTCAAGAGTCGAAAAAGCCGAAACATCCATCACACAAAACGCCAATGCGATCACACAACGCGCAACCAAAACGGAATTAAACACGTTGACCGGGCGAGTATCCGATGCTGAATCGAGTATCACGCAAAATGCGAATAAAATAACGTCTAAAGTTTCACAGACGGACTTCAATACACTGTCTGGGCGCGTCTCAACCGCAGAATCCGAAATCATCCAAAACGCCGACAGCATCAAGACGAAAGTCACCGACAGTGAAGCCCGTTCCATTTTCACGCAAGAGGCTAACAGTTTTACGTTTGATGCTGACCAGATTAATTTCACTGGGCATGTGTTTGGGGAGGATGCGACTTTTGCAGGGGACCTTGTTGGCAACACATTCACATCCTCGTACAGCGAGTCGGTAGAGCAATTAACGACAACATACTCAACAAGCTTTGATGCTGATGGGTTTTACACGGAAGAAGAGATAAATTTAGCAGGCAACATATCAGGTGATTTTGCTGAAGTAAAGCATGGGTCTGTGAATCTTGGAACCGTGCAAAGAGGTGGTAGGAACACGTTCATGATTATCTCTCAAAACGAGATAAAAACTAGCAGAGACCTAGCTATTGAAGCAAACAGGCTGACACTCAGAACAGCCGCATCTTCCGCTAACGAAGGTTTTGATTTCGAGACGAGAGACTCTCCGCACCATGGTTTTATAAGTTCGGGTGACGTTGGTCTTAAATTTACCAATTCAGGCATCAACCAATTACAAGCCAGGCTTGCAAACGATAACACGTATGCCGAATTTGCCGCGGCTGACTTTAGAACACCATATGGAAAAGCTGACATCGTTGTAGACGAGAGCATTGGGGCCAACAGTGGGTATATCAGATATGACAACGGCTTGCAGATTTGTTGGGAAACAGACACTAGCTCAATTGAAACTTCTAGCAGTATTGGAGGTATAGCTTACACAAGCAAGTCTTTTACCTTCCCGAAATCATTCAGGTTTACACCAACAATATCAGATGCCTCCCGAAGAGACGCAGGGTTGATGTGGGGAGGTGTTAGAACCTTTAGCACCACAGGGTGTTCTGTATATGTGTTAGCCCCAAACACGGGAATAACAGGGTATCCAGGGTATGTTGCAATTGGGAGGTGGAAATAA
- a CDS encoding major tail protein: MYQTGLKNFHFAPLTSDDDTGTVYDTPSKLSEAVSASVEPNTATGRHFGDNEVVATASKLNYVTVNIDMTTLTAEDEALLLGKTLDDDGVLKEKGGKPPYGAFGFEVTMDDGSSEFWWLLKGKFQEPTRSQNTETDSIEFGTPSMSGEFIRRKSDKEWKFVGNESNTGFTSGGTWFDKVYEKPVGP; encoded by the coding sequence ATGTATCAAACAGGTTTAAAGAATTTTCACTTTGCGCCGCTTACAAGCGATGACGACACTGGAACGGTATACGACACTCCTTCCAAATTGTCAGAGGCAGTATCAGCATCCGTCGAACCCAACACAGCCACAGGGCGTCATTTTGGTGATAATGAGGTTGTGGCCACAGCCAGTAAACTTAATTATGTAACAGTTAATATCGACATGACCACGTTAACGGCTGAGGATGAAGCGTTATTGCTGGGAAAGACACTTGATGACGATGGCGTTCTTAAAGAAAAGGGCGGAAAACCTCCATACGGCGCCTTTGGATTTGAGGTCACGATGGATGACGGATCTAGTGAGTTCTGGTGGTTGTTAAAGGGAAAGTTCCAAGAGCCCACGCGGTCCCAGAACACTGAAACTGATTCGATTGAATTCGGAACGCCTTCAATGTCTGGCGAATTCATCCGAAGAAAATCGGACAAAGAATGGAAGTTTGTTGGCAATGAATCTAACACAGGGTTCACATCTGGGGGAACTTGGTTTGATAAAGTATATGAAAAGCCGGTGGGTCCCTAA
- a CDS encoding distal tail protein Dit has translation MKSLKFNSIKKPWIYLLKGRQKAPFAAMRRNTITVMGMPGAHLTSTEIDPIVIRQPVGFVVNDDEHELQIKDELASWLYTEEPVPLEFDDEPGRTYYAVVQNTLSDFEKFAELRQGTVEFLILDPYGYGPEETETFTADTTMIINPGTAPADPIFELEVLQPVTFAMISNGDQYNMIGEPLDVESQSPFQKYERVFHSSGNNLTGWTTASAGEVDGIIAGEMTTDGSVFKAADYGTGESWHGPAIRATLPSTLKNFCVEAKVKFMNGDSKDIGRVEVYMLDAVGNQICKMALKDTVGGRSETFGEARVGNSEDNEFLISKSNNGPDHPWTWNEFEGVLRIERDKDLWTAYIAKVDPVTGKHHSRRSVSMPDYEGKYLQSVAQVVVHVAQNGDYQTPVQAIDEVSVYKINLADLGIPYIADAGDTITFDHESDELLINGENFKSRHAFGGQFFELESGNNQLVVHPESSFNASVKYRPRYR, from the coding sequence ATGAAATCCTTAAAATTTAACAGCATTAAGAAACCATGGATCTATCTGCTGAAAGGCAGACAAAAAGCCCCTTTTGCGGCGATGAGACGAAATACAATTACAGTTATGGGCATGCCGGGCGCGCACTTAACAAGTACGGAAATAGACCCTATCGTCATTAGACAGCCTGTGGGATTTGTCGTAAATGATGACGAACACGAATTGCAGATTAAGGATGAGTTAGCATCTTGGCTGTACACTGAAGAACCTGTGCCACTGGAGTTTGATGACGAGCCTGGACGCACATATTATGCAGTCGTTCAAAATACATTGAGTGACTTTGAAAAATTTGCAGAGTTAAGGCAAGGAACGGTTGAATTTCTGATATTGGATCCCTATGGTTACGGCCCAGAAGAAACCGAAACTTTCACAGCAGACACCACCATGATCATCAACCCAGGCACAGCACCCGCAGACCCGATATTCGAGTTAGAAGTGCTGCAACCCGTCACATTCGCAATGATCAGCAATGGCGATCAATACAACATGATCGGGGAGCCTTTGGATGTGGAAAGTCAGTCGCCATTTCAAAAATATGAACGCGTATTTCATTCATCCGGAAACAATTTAACGGGGTGGACAACCGCAAGCGCGGGCGAGGTTGATGGCATCATTGCGGGAGAAATGACAACGGACGGAAGCGTGTTTAAAGCGGCGGACTATGGAACAGGTGAATCATGGCACGGCCCGGCGATCAGGGCGACGCTGCCGAGCACTTTGAAAAACTTCTGCGTGGAAGCTAAAGTCAAGTTTATGAATGGCGACAGCAAGGACATCGGACGCGTGGAAGTTTATATGCTGGATGCAGTCGGCAATCAAATCTGCAAAATGGCTCTGAAAGATACAGTCGGCGGTCGATCTGAAACGTTTGGAGAGGCACGTGTTGGCAACAGCGAGGACAACGAGTTTTTAATATCGAAAAGCAATAACGGCCCCGATCATCCATGGACGTGGAACGAGTTCGAGGGCGTTTTGCGTATCGAAAGAGACAAAGATTTATGGACTGCCTATATCGCGAAAGTCGATCCTGTGACAGGCAAGCACCATTCAAGACGATCAGTATCTATGCCGGACTATGAGGGTAAATACTTGCAATCCGTGGCGCAGGTGGTTGTACATGTTGCTCAAAACGGAGATTATCAAACGCCAGTGCAGGCCATTGACGAGGTGTCTGTTTACAAGATTAATTTAGCGGATTTAGGCATCCCTTATATTGCCGATGCAGGGGATACGATCACGTTTGACCATGAGAGTGATGAGCTGCTCATTAATGGTGAGAACTTTAAGAGCCGGCATGCTTTTGGTGGGCAGTTTTTTGAGTTGGAATCAGGCAATAACCAACTAGTCGTACATCCGGAAAGCAGCTTTAATGCATCTGTTAAATATAGACCACGGTACAGGTAG
- a CDS encoding phage tail tape measure protein encodes MAKDVIADLVAQISIDGTQFQKGMGQVNRQLKTVQEELKSARSRFRQTGDATDLLGNRQTALSGKLQLQKTRLDLLKRAYEESKNSTDQYSSRTQGLATQLEKAKRELSETEHELEQVNRELAAGKWKQYGEQLDNAGRKLQNAGRSMSQFGKSYTTRVTAPILAGGAAVFKLASDWEASWVGVEKVIDGTDDQLLTLRDNLRGMTKEMPATHKEIANVAASAGQLGIETENIEEFSKVMLNLGVATNMTADQAATSLARLANITNMSADDYDRLGATIVGLGNNLATTEQEIVDMGLRLAGAGDQIGLTQHQTLAFAGALSSVGIAAEAGGSAFSKVMVNMQLAAEKGGEELDAFAKVAGVSAEDFRKSFQEDAAGAMITFIEGLSTAEERGLSAIGILDDMGISEVRMRDALLRAAGASDLFAESLDIGSKSWEENLALTEEAEKRYGTTESQLKILLNRIKDIGITLGNALIPAVMDALDAAEPLIDKIESGAQAFADMSEEEQRTVLKTIALVAAAGPAIMVMGNLTTAVGGVARAAGLLSKTLGVVRGAGLLARLGGLSVAGPVGLAIAGVGGLVYAITKLTDDSLDLHDVNYDVISSVKDEIEAIDDLTGRFDELQNKNRLSTDEMMRYMDVLTELESAQAADKIKALTEEQEKLLEKSGLTNKEMDEFLNLNDQVIEKSPDTTQSISEQGNAYAENTQALKDLNEEKRKELLINAERELINALENEVKLIEREKELTQEVRDINNEIEENKRRRIEVGNLLNVESEKLRDIQQKINEYEYDGTQESMRKKENLEMQKREQMEIVNEIRNENEQLDHTYDALVNKLNKKGEDLDVTREEMREIDTLKYQYENLILSQADITAEKGKGIEKIEQEIEKVKQAKKELDNQFKGQKKNTEAYRDQNRDLNTQLSRLETARGKLSDINELAGQTVYDKRVDIKPNPSISRFNQQIGSAVAKRVTLHTAGAGIAPMYAEGTDSHPGGPAIAGELGPELARHNNKWAMLDFGLYDLPRRTQVFTHDDTKRMLGALNNIPAYAGGVGTTGKADQFIKDLQPRQMQGEVTIYTTVVNEMDGRELSRRTYKHTQEFIDRDKKREGDFA; translated from the coding sequence ATGGCAAAAGACGTTATCGCTGATTTAGTCGCGCAAATATCCATTGACGGTACTCAATTTCAAAAGGGTATGGGCCAAGTTAACCGACAACTAAAAACTGTGCAAGAAGAACTTAAATCTGCTCGTAGTCGATTCCGTCAGACAGGTGATGCAACTGATTTACTTGGCAATAGGCAAACAGCGTTGTCCGGTAAACTACAACTGCAAAAAACAAGATTAGATCTGTTGAAGCGCGCATATGAGGAATCTAAGAATTCAACAGATCAATATTCGAGCCGTACACAAGGGCTTGCAACGCAACTTGAAAAAGCCAAACGTGAGTTATCCGAAACAGAACACGAATTGGAACAGGTAAATCGAGAGCTTGCTGCAGGTAAGTGGAAACAATACGGAGAGCAATTAGACAATGCTGGAAGGAAACTTCAAAACGCCGGACGTAGCATGTCGCAGTTCGGTAAGTCCTACACAACAAGAGTAACAGCCCCTATCTTAGCTGGTGGAGCGGCTGTTTTTAAATTGGCTTCTGATTGGGAGGCCAGTTGGGTGGGCGTCGAAAAGGTTATAGATGGAACTGACGATCAACTATTAACTTTGCGCGACAATTTAAGAGGCATGACAAAAGAAATGCCTGCTACTCACAAAGAGATTGCTAATGTTGCCGCTTCAGCTGGTCAGTTGGGCATCGAGACAGAGAACATTGAAGAATTTTCAAAGGTCATGCTTAATTTGGGCGTAGCTACTAATATGACAGCGGACCAGGCAGCGACGTCCCTAGCTAGACTTGCTAACATCACGAACATGTCGGCGGATGATTATGACCGATTAGGCGCGACAATCGTCGGCTTAGGAAATAATCTCGCTACAACTGAACAAGAAATCGTAGATATGGGATTGCGATTGGCCGGTGCTGGAGATCAAATTGGTTTAACTCAACACCAAACGCTGGCATTTGCTGGCGCTTTGTCTAGCGTCGGTATTGCGGCTGAAGCTGGTGGTTCTGCATTTTCTAAAGTTATGGTTAATATGCAACTTGCCGCAGAAAAGGGCGGCGAAGAACTTGATGCGTTCGCGAAAGTCGCCGGTGTGTCTGCTGAAGATTTCAGAAAATCATTCCAAGAAGATGCTGCAGGAGCGATGATCACATTCATCGAAGGTCTTTCCACGGCAGAAGAACGTGGACTGTCAGCTATTGGAATTCTTGATGATATGGGAATATCCGAGGTGCGCATGCGTGATGCGTTATTGCGAGCCGCCGGAGCAAGCGACCTGTTTGCTGAATCCCTTGACATCGGGTCAAAGTCTTGGGAAGAAAACCTTGCGCTGACCGAAGAAGCGGAAAAACGCTATGGAACAACAGAGTCACAATTAAAGATACTCTTGAACCGTATCAAAGATATAGGAATCACGTTAGGCAACGCATTAATACCTGCTGTCATGGATGCGCTAGATGCCGCGGAACCTTTGATTGATAAAATTGAATCGGGCGCTCAAGCGTTTGCTGACATGTCCGAAGAAGAACAACGCACAGTGTTGAAAACCATCGCTCTTGTAGCAGCAGCCGGCCCTGCTATTATGGTTATGGGTAACTTGACAACAGCTGTGGGTGGGGTTGCTAGAGCGGCTGGGTTGCTATCGAAAACTCTTGGTGTTGTTCGCGGTGCTGGATTGCTTGCTAGATTGGGAGGTCTCAGCGTCGCGGGCCCTGTCGGTTTAGCAATCGCAGGTGTCGGAGGTCTGGTGTATGCCATCACAAAGTTAACCGATGACAGTCTTGATTTGCACGATGTTAATTATGACGTGATCAGCAGTGTTAAAGATGAGATTGAAGCAATCGACGATTTGACTGGTCGTTTTGATGAGTTGCAAAACAAGAATCGTCTCTCAACTGATGAAATGATGCGCTATATGGATGTGTTAACTGAATTAGAAAGCGCACAAGCTGCTGATAAAATCAAAGCACTTACAGAGGAACAGGAAAAATTACTCGAAAAATCCGGTCTTACCAATAAAGAAATGGACGAGTTTTTAAATTTGAACGATCAGGTGATTGAAAAATCTCCCGATACCACACAGTCGATCAGCGAACAAGGTAATGCTTATGCGGAAAACACACAAGCCCTTAAAGACCTCAACGAAGAAAAGCGGAAAGAACTTCTCATCAATGCCGAAAGAGAATTGATCAACGCTTTGGAAAATGAAGTTAAATTAATTGAACGTGAAAAAGAACTTACACAAGAAGTTCGTGACATTAATAATGAGATTGAGGAAAACAAGCGCAGACGCATTGAAGTGGGCAACTTGTTAAACGTTGAATCAGAGAAACTAAGAGATATTCAACAAAAAATAAACGAATACGAATATGACGGCACTCAAGAGTCCATGCGCAAAAAAGAAAACCTGGAAATGCAAAAGCGCGAACAAATGGAAATTGTTAATGAGATCCGTAATGAAAACGAACAACTTGACCACACTTACGATGCGCTGGTTAATAAGCTCAATAAAAAAGGTGAAGACCTAGATGTCACCCGTGAAGAAATGCGAGAGATAGACACGCTTAAATACCAATATGAAAACCTCATCTTATCTCAGGCCGACATCACTGCTGAAAAAGGCAAAGGTATCGAGAAAATAGAACAAGAAATAGAAAAGGTCAAACAGGCAAAAAAGGAACTTGATAACCAATTTAAAGGACAAAAGAAAAACACTGAGGCTTATCGAGATCAAAACCGAGACTTGAATACGCAATTATCCAGGCTCGAAACCGCAAGGGGAAAACTCAGTGACATCAACGAACTTGCTGGTCAGACTGTGTACGACAAGCGTGTTGACATAAAACCTAACCCGTCAATCAGTAGGTTTAACCAACAAATTGGTTCTGCTGTCGCCAAACGTGTAACGTTGCATACGGCAGGTGCGGGTATTGCCCCCATGTATGCCGAGGGTACAGACAGTCACCCTGGCGGCCCAGCAATAGCTGGGGAGTTAGGTCCTGAATTAGCGAGGCATAACAATAAATGGGCCATGCTTGATTTTGGATTGTATGATTTGCCAAGACGAACTCAAGTTTTCACACATGATGATACCAAACGTATGTTGGGCGCTTTGAACAATATCCCCGCATATGCCGGTGGGGTAGGAACAACCGGAAAAGCTGATCAGTTCATTAAAGACTTGCAACCACGGCAAATGCAAGGCGAAGTTACTATCTATACCACTGTCGTAAACGAAATGGACGGCAGGGAATTAAGCAGACGAACTTATAAGCACACACAAGAGTTCATTGATCGAGACAAGAAAAGGGAGGGGGATTTTGCATAA
- a CDS encoding DUF3675 domain-containing protein has translation MEREDKEVIIVRVLYFAKAVAYVGLALFIYAKFIGPEGLADVLRIDNPSDEGLRIAGMLLPKYVIIWTIVTVVLEAISNFISFFEGKKK, from the coding sequence ATGGAAAGGGAAGATAAGGAGGTGATAATTGTGAGGGTATTATATTTTGCAAAGGCTGTCGCATACGTAGGATTAGCTTTATTTATATACGCTAAATTTATTGGCCCTGAGGGTCTCGCAGATGTTCTGAGAATAGATAATCCATCAGACGAGGGTTTGCGTATAGCAGGTATGCTATTACCTAAATATGTTATTATTTGGACCATTGTTACGGTAGTTTTAGAAGCAATCAGTAACTTCATAAGCTTCTTTGAAGGAAAAAAGAAATAA